A single Orcinus orca chromosome 2, mOrcOrc1.1, whole genome shotgun sequence DNA region contains:
- the COCH gene encoding cochlin, whose amino-acid sequence MSAAWIPILCLGVCLLLLLPQTAGSEGAVPIAITCFTRGLDIRKEKADVLCPGGCPLEEFSVFGNIVYASVSSICGAAIHRGVISNSGGPVRIYSLPGRENYSSVVANGIQSQTLSRWSASFTVTKGKSGTQEATGQAVSTARPAIGKRLKKTPEKKTGNKDCKADIAFLIDGSFNIGQRRFNLQKNFVGKVALMLGIGTEGPHVGLVQASEHPKIEFYLKNFTSAKDVLFAIKEVGFRGGNTNTGKALKHTAQKFFTADTGARKGIPKVVVVFIDGWPSDDIEEAGIVAREFGVNVFIVSVAKPIPEELGMVPDVAFVDKAVCRSNGFFSYYMPNWFGTTKYVKPLVQKLCTHEQMVCSKTCYNSVNIAFLIDGSSSVGESNFRLILEFVSNIAKIFEISDIGAKIAAVQFTYDQRTEFSFTDYSTKENVLAVIRNIRYMSGGTATGDAISFTVRNVFGPMRDSPNKNFLVIVTDGQSYDDVRGPAAAAHDAGITIFSVGVAWAPLDDLKDMASKPKESHVFFTREFTGLEPIVSDVIRGICRDFLESQQ is encoded by the exons TGgacatcaggaaagaaaaagcagatgTGCTCTGTCCAGGCGGTTGCCCTCTGGAGGAATTCTCCGTGTTTGGGAACATAGTATATGCTTCTGTATCAAGCATATGTGGTGCCGCCATCCACAG GGGGGTAATCAGCAACTCAGGGGGACCCGTAAGAATCTATAGCCTACCAGGTCGAGAAAACTATTCCTCAGTAGTTGCCAATGGCATCCAGTCTCAGACGCTTTCCAGATGGTCTGCTTCTTTCACAGTGACAA AAGGCAAAAGTGGTACCCAGGAAGCCACAGGACAAGCAGTGTCCACAGCACGTCCAGCAATAG GTAAACGACTAAAGAAAACACCGGAGAAGAAAACTGGCAATAAGG ACTGTAAAGCAGACATTGCATTTCTGATCGATGGAAGTTTTAATATCGGGCAACGCCGATTTAATCTACAGAAGAATTTTGTTGGGAAAGTGGCTCTAATGTTAGGAATTGGAACAGAAGGACCGCACGTGGGCCTTGTTCAAGCCAG TGAACATCCCAAAATAGAATTTTACTTGAAAAACTTTACATCAGCCAAAGATGTTTTGTTTGCCATAAAGGAAGTAGGTTTCAGAGGGGGTAATACCAATACAG GAAAAGCCTTGAAGCACACTGCCCAGAAATTCTTCACAGCAGACACTGGAGCGAGAAAAGGGATTCCCAAAGTGGTGGTGGTATTCATTGATGGCTGGCCTTCTGATGACATTGAGGAAGCAGGCATTGTGGCCAGAGAGTTTGGTGTCAATGTATTTATAGTTTCTGTGGCTAAGCCTATCCCTGAGGAACTGGGAATGGTTCCGGATGTTGCATTTGTTGACAAG GCTGTCTGTCGGAGTAATGGCTTCTTCTCTTACTACATGCCCAATTGGTTTGGCACCACAAAATACGTAAAACCTCTGGTACAGAAGCTCTGCACTCATGAGCAAATGGTGTGCAGCAAGACCTGTTACAACTCAGTGAACATTGCCTTTCTAATTGATGGCTCCAGTAGTGTTGGAGAAAGTAATTTCCGCCTCATTCTTGAATTTGTTTCCAACATAGCTAAGATTTTTGAAATCTCAGACATTGGTGCCAAGATAGCTGCCGTACAGTTCACCTACGATCAGCGCACAGAATTCAGTTTCACTGACTATAGCACCAAAGAGAATGTCCTAGCCGTTATCAGAAACATCCGCTATATGAGTGGTGGGACAGCTACTGGTGATGCCATTTCCTTTACTGTTAGAAATGTGTTTGGTCCCATGAGGGACAGCCCCAACAAGAACTTCCTGGTAATTGTCACAGATGGGCAGTCCTATGATGATGTTCGAGGGCCTGCTGCTGCTGCACATGATGCAG GTATCACCATCTTCTCTGTTGGTGTGGCTTGGGCACCTCTGGATGACCTGAAAGATATGGCCTCTAAACCAAAGGAGTCGCATGTTTTCTTCACAAGAGAGTTCACAGGATTAGAACCAATCGTTTCTGATGTCATCAGAGGCATCTGTAGAGATTTCTTAGAATCCCAGCAATAA